In the Enterococcus rotai genome, CAGATGCTTAAAACACCCCAAGCGATGCAGACTAAAATAGCTGCCCAATAAATAATAAATGCTACCACGAAGTTTCACCTCACTTTTATACATTATGTATTCTATCACGTTCTCTTTTGTTTGTCATGAAAAGACAGTGAAAAAGGGAACATTCTTACCGAGATCAATCAGTAGGAAAGGGAGTAATTTTCTTTTTGTGCGAATATGTTTTCTCTCCACTCTATCTTTACGTTATAATAAACCTATTAGGAGATGAGACGATGCAAACAATCGATGAAACGAAAGCGCACATTTTAATCAAACAGGCGGAACAAATCACCTTTTTAACAGGGGCAGGTGTTTCAACAGCATCTGGCATACCTGATTATCGCTCGCTATCTGGTATTTATCACGGGATCGAACGCCCTGAATATTTATTAAGCCAGACCTGTATGCGTGAGGAGCCAGAAAAATTTTATTCATTTGTGCAAACGTTATATCATCCTGATGCAAAACCAAATAGTATCCACTTGAAAATAGCAAACATAGCAAAAATAAAAAATACATGGGTCATTTCTCAAAATATCGATGGCCTACATGCAAAAGCCAAAACACAGCAATTAGTTAATTTTCATGGGGACTTGTATGATTGTTATTGTAGGAAGTGTGGTCAAGCTGTTTCAGCAGAAGCATATTTAGTTTCTGATCACCATGAGCAATGCGGTGGACAAATTCGGCCGAATATCGTTTTATATGAAGAAGGCTTAGATGAACAAGCGATAACCATGTCGATTGAAGCTGTAGCAAAGACCGATTTGATCGTAATCGTGGGTACTAGCTTTCAAGTGCACCCATTTTGTGACTTGATTCATTACGCAAAAGCTACGGCGACTGTTTTAGTGATCAATCAAACCCCGATTCATTTAAACAGAGAGGCTTATTTCTTAAAAGAAGATGCAGTAAAGGTCTTTGAAAATATAGTGACAGAGGAGCTTTAATATGGAAGAAATTAAATCAGAACGACAAAAGATGATCGACGGCGAACTGTATTTTGCAGGAGATCCTGAATTAGCAACAGCGCGAAAATTTGCTAGAGAACAAATGAAGCTG is a window encoding:
- a CDS encoding NAD-dependent protein deacylase, which translates into the protein MQTIDETKAHILIKQAEQITFLTGAGVSTASGIPDYRSLSGIYHGIERPEYLLSQTCMREEPEKFYSFVQTLYHPDAKPNSIHLKIANIAKIKNTWVISQNIDGLHAKAKTQQLVNFHGDLYDCYCRKCGQAVSAEAYLVSDHHEQCGGQIRPNIVLYEEGLDEQAITMSIEAVAKTDLIVIVGTSFQVHPFCDLIHYAKATATVLVINQTPIHLNREAYFLKEDAVKVFENIVTEEL